The Rubricoccus marinus nucleotide sequence GCCGCCGCCGACGCCCGCGCTCCGTGCGCTCGCCAACGCGCTGGCCGGTCTCGGCGCCTGAGCGTCCGGCGGCTCCACCGAGCCCGGCGTCTATTCGGGTGCGCCTCTGGCGCCAGAAGCTTGGGACGGCGATACTTGGGCACCCCACCCCGCCGCCCATGTCCGCCGACCTCTCCACGACGTTGCTCCGCCAGAGGCGCTCGCTGGAGATCGTCTCCGAGGCGTACGACGTGCCTCTGGCGGAGCGCGAGGCGTTCCTCCGCGAGGCCTGCGGCGAGGACGCCGCGTTGCGCCGCGCCGTGGACGCGCTCCTGGCCGTGGACGAGCAGTCCGACGCCTTTCTCGACGGCGGGATGCTCGGCGTGCTGGACGCCAACCCGCCGCCCGCCGAGGACGTGGGCGGCTACCGCGTGATCGGCGAGCTCGGCCGCGGCGGCATGGGCGTGGTCTACGCCGCCGAGCGCGCCGACGGCACCTTCGAGAAAACCGTCGCGCTCAAGCTCGTGCAGGCCGCCAAAGCCTCGCCCGAGACCGTCCGCCGCTTTGAGCGCGAGCGCCGCGTGCTCGCGCGGCTGGACCACCCCGGCATCGCGCGGCTGCTCGACGGCGGCCTCACGCCCGACGGCCGCCCGTACTTCATCATGGAGCGCGTGGACGGCCAGCCGCTCACCACCTACGCCGACGCCAGAGGCCTGGACCTCACCGCCCGCCTCCGCCTCTTCCTCGACGTGTGCGACGCCGTCGCGAGCGCGCACCGCCTCCTCATCGTCCACCGGGACCTCAAGCCGAGCAACATCCTCGTGGCCTCTGGCGAGAGCCAGGACGGGAGAGACGAAGAGAACGGTCCGGCCTCTGGCGCCAGAGGCGGGGCAGGCGCGCCCAGCCCTCAGAACCCGGCGGCCCCTGCTTCCGGCGCCGACGGCGCCCCTCGCGTCAAACTCCTCGACTTCGGCATCGCGAAGGCGTTGGACGAGGACGACGAGGACGTGCTGACCCGCACCGGCGGCGCGCTCACGCCGGCCTACGCCGCGCCGGAACAGGTGGGCGGCGAGCCCATCACGGCCTCGACGGATGTGTACGCGCTGGGCGTGATCCTCTACGAGTTGCTGGTCGGGCGGCGGCCGTACTCGTTCCCCAACGCGGCCCCTGCTGAGGTGGCGCGCATCGTGCGCGAGGCCGAGCCGACGCGCCCGAGCGACGCCGCTTCGGAGCGCGGCGCGGACCGCGCGCCAGAGGCCTCTGGCGTGCATGCGGGGGCGACGCCCGCCCGCCTCCGCGGCGACCTCGACGCTATCGTCCTGACCGCGCTCCGCAAGGAGCCCGAGCGCCGCTACGCGTCGGCCGCGGCACTCGCCGACGACCTCCGCCGCTATCTGGACGGCCGGCCGGTAACGGCCCGTGGGGACGCGCTGAGCTACCGCGCCTCGCGGTTCGTGCGGCGGCACCGGCTCGCCGTGGGAGCCGGGGGCGCGCTCGTGCTCGCGCTCCTCGTGGGCGTGGGCGCAGTCCTCTGGCAGGCGCGCGAGACGGCGCGGGAGGCCACGCGCGCGAACGTGACGCTGGAGTACGTGCTGGGCATGTTCGAGGCCGTGGACCCGGTCGCGCTGGAGGGCGGGGACCTCACGCCAGAGGCCCTCCTCGCTCCAGGGCTCCGCCGCGCGGCCGCGCTCGACGGCCAGCCGCTCGTCCAGGCGTCGCTGCTCGAAGGGCTCGGACGCCTCGGCGTCAGCCTGGGCCTGTTCACCACCGCCGATTCCGTGCTCCAGCGCGCCGTCGCGCTCCGCCGCGCCGAGCAGGGCCGCGCGCACCCGGACATCGGGCTGCCGCTTACGCTCCTCACGCGCTCGCGCACCGCCGAAGGCCGCTACGAGGAGGCCCGCGCCGCGGGCGAAGAAGCCGTCCGGCTCCTGGCCTCTGGCGGGCGCCCGGGTGCACTCGCCGAGGCGCAGGTGTACCTCGCCGAGGTGCTCTACCGCGAGCGCGAGGACGACGCCGCGAAGGCGCTCTACCGCGCCGCCGCGGGCGCTGGCGCACCTCCCGCTACGACCGTGCAGGCGCTGCTCGGCTTGGCCGTTTTGCTCGACGAAGCCGACAGCCTGGACGCCGCGCTCCCGCTGTTCCGCCGCGCCACCGCGCTCGCGCAAGAGGCCTTCGGCCCCACCGATCCCCGCACCGCCGACGCGTTCTACGCCCACGCCGAAACCGTCGCCCGGACCGAGAACGCCGAGCAGGCGCGCACCCTCCACGAGCGGGCGCTGGCCATCTACGAGCGGGCCTACGGACGCGGCGACTACCGCACGGCGCAAAGCCTGTACACCCTCGCCGTTTTCCACGACTCGCGCGATCCGCAAGAGGCCGAGCGCTACTACCGCGCCGCGCTCCGCGCCTACGAGGCCTCCACGCTGGACGAGGACCACCTCTGGCGCGAGTACGCCCGCGTCGGGCTGGGAGGCCTGCTCCTGCGGACCGACCGCCCGGCGGAGGCGCTGCCGCTGGTCAGCGCCGGCGCCGAGGCGTTCGCCACCGATCTCGGCGCAGACGACCCCCGCACGCTCTCGGCCCGCGCGCAACGCGCCGCGGCGCTGATCGCGACGGGCCGGGAAGGTGAGGGCATCCGCCTCTTGCGCGAGGTCGACGCCGTGCTCGCGGCGTCGGAGCCCGCAGGAGCGTTCCGCCTCCGCGTGCTGGAGCGCCTCGAAGCCGCCCTCGCCGCGACGGGCCGCACGCCAGAGGCCCGCGCCGTGGCCACCCGCCGCGCGTCGCTGGGCGGAGCGTAGGGGCGCCCGGGCCTCTCGCGGGCCGCGCATAAAAACGGGCCGCCCCACAACGGTGGAGCGGCCCGGCGCCAGAGGCGGGTTGGGGGCCTTAGAACTCGGAGACGAGGCCGCCGGGGATCCGCTCCCACTGAGCGTCTTCGGGCGCTTCCACGATCTTCGTGGACGTGCCGATCAGCCGCTCCAGCAAGCCGATCTCCATGAACGGCGGCGGCGGGGGCGGTGGGCACCGCTTGAACATGCGTCCCGCGATGGCCGTCACGCCGCTGCCTGGAGGCGGCTCGCTGCAGCGGGGCCCGCCGGTGGGCGCCAGGGCCTCTTGCGTTTTGAGGTCCATCGCGTCGTAGCCGACGCGCGTGAGCGCCTCGCCGATGAGGTACGCCTCGCCCACGCTGAGCTCTACGGTTTCGCCGTTGATGCGGAGCAACACGGCTTCGCCAGCGGCGCGCACCGCCGCGTTTTCGGTCACGAGGAACGCGTCGTCGCCGCCTTTCTGGGAGACGAGGGTGATCGGCGCGTCGGCGCCGGCGGAGGGCTGGGGCGCTCCGGCGTCGCACGCGGCGAGCGAGAGGGAGAGGAGGAAAACAGAGAGTCGGATCATGTGTGGGATGCAAAGGGGCTCACCCTCCATACCGGAGGCGGTCGCGAAAGGCGTCACGGCGCCGCGGACTTTTTTCGGCCTCTGGCGCCCGAGTCCCGCAGCGGTAGGTTCGGGCGCCTTCCCCTGCGCCACATGACCTGCCCCCTCTGCACCGCGGCCCTGGACCGCACCACGCTTCTCGCCTCCGGCGACGCCCCCGAGCTTCGCGGCTTCGCCTGCCCCGACGGCCACGGCACGTTCCTGCCCTCCGACCTCTACTTCGCGTGGCGCGAGGGGCGCGAGCCCTCCGACGCCAGCGGCGCGCTCCCCGCCTCGGAGGCTGTGGGCGACGTCAAGCAGGCCAAGCTGTGCCCGCAAGACGGGCGCATCATGCGCCGCTACCGGACGGACGCCGAGGGCTTCTGGCTGGACCGCTGCAGCACCTGCGGTGGCGTGTGGTTCGACGGCGACGAGTGGGACGCGACCGTCGAGGCCGGGCTCGTCGAACGCCTCGGCGCCATCTTCAGCGACGCGTGGCAGCGCAACGTGGAGGAGGCCCTCACGGCCCAACGATGGGACGACAAGCTGGAGGCCGAGATCGGCGCTGACGACCTCGCGCGCATCGACGCCTTCCGCGCGTGGGCGTGGGAGCACCCGCAGCGGCACCTCGTGTTCGCGCGCATGCAGGAACGCCCGGCCTCTGGCGCCGAGGAGTAAGCCTCTCGCGCCAGAGGCCGGGCCCCGCGCTTAGAACCGCAACACCGCCGTCAGGCGGGCCGTGCGCGGCAGAACGGGGTGGACGTGCACGTCCTCCACGCCAGCGGCCGCCTCGCCGGGCAGGCGCGAGGCGTAGAAGTAGCTCACGTCGGCGTCCTCGGAATCGAGCACGTTGAGCACGTCCAGCGAGACCGCGAGGCGGCGGGTCCGGTAGCCCAGCTTGGCGTTCACGAGCGTCGTCGCGTCGGAGACGATGCTCCCGTCGCCGGTGAGCGGGCGCGGGCCGAAGTGCCGCACCTGCACGCTCGCCAGAGGCCCCGTCTCGCGCCCGGCGTAGACGCCGCCGCTGACGATGCGGCCGATGGAGTTCTCGATGCGGTCCGCGCCGGGGTCGCCCTCGGTAAAGCGCGACCGCGTAAACGCGAGGTCCAGCGAGAGGTCCAGCCAGTCCGCGGCCTCGTAGAAGTTGTTGACCTCCACGCCGTAGTGCAGGCTCGCGTCGCTGGCCTCGGTCCCGCCCGCATCGCCCACGAAGACCAGCTCGGATTCCAGCGCGATGGTCCAGAGCGCGAGCGTGGACTGCAAGCCTCTGGCGACCGCCGTCCGCGCGCCGACCTCGGCGCCGCGCGTCCGCACGAGCGGGTCCACGCGGTCCACCGCCTCGCCAGAGGCCGGGTCCACGGTGATGACGGTGCCTCTGGCGTCGTTGCTGTGGAAGCCCAGCCCGGCGTTGGCGTAGAACTCGGTCCCGCGCCAGGGGCCCACTGCGAGGCCAGCCTTGGGGCTCGCGATAAACGCCGTCTCCGTTCCGGAGTTGGCCGCGAGGTCGCTGTCCACGCGGAAGCGGAAGGCGTCACCGCGGAGGCCGAGCGTGGTGCGCACCTTGTCCGTCCACCGCGTCTCGTTCTGGACGTACGCGCCCAGCGTCGTCTCGCCCACGGTGTCATCGCGGACCGTCCCGAGCCTCTGGCGGTCGCGGGTGTTGAACAGGCCTACCTGGAAGATCTCGTCGTGCCGGAGCGCCGCGCCGATGGTGTGGACGCTGCTGCGGCCGAAGAGCCGGGTGAACCACTCCTGCGTGACGCTCGCGCCGCCGTACGCGCGCCGGTCCACCTGCTCGAACTGGTCGCCGTCGGTGGGGTTGTCCAGGAAGTAGGTGAAGTTGGAAAACAAGTTGAGGTGGTAGTACGCGCCGTAGGCACGTACGCGCGTCCGCGCCGCGCCAGAGGCCCCGCGCTGCCACTCGCCGACGAGCGTGTAGCGGCCGGTCTCGCCGCCGTTGCTCGGGTCCAGCGCGCCCAGGCGGGAGACCTGCCCGTTCTCCACCGCGCGGAGCGCGATCTGGTCCGTGGCGTCCCAGTCGCTGCGGTAGCCCAGCGCGGTCAGCGAGAAGCCTCTGGCGGCCGTCCCGGCCGTGTACTTCGCGACGGCGCTGACGAGAGCGCTGTTCTCGGGGTTCACCCAGGGGCCATCGTAGTAGCGCGCGCGGACGCCGTAAAGCACGCTCCCGGCGCCCACGTCCGAGGAGTTGGCGACGAGCGCCTCGTAGTGGTTGTCCGCGCCCGCCTCGCCCTTGGCGATGCCGCGGTCCAGCCGGTCCACGAGCCGGATCTGCGCGCGGCCCGCCGTCGCGAAGTCGCCCGCGGCGGCGTTCTGCGGCCCTTTCTCGAACTCGACGGACTCGATGAGTTCGGGGATGAGCGAGTTGAGGTCGAGGTAGCCTTGCCCGTGCCCGTGCGTCGGCAGGTTCATCGGCACGCCTTCAAGCGACGCCGCGAAGTCCGTCCCGTGGTCCAGGTTGAAGCCGCGCAGGAAGAACTGGTTGGCCTTGCCCGAGCCGCTGTGCTGCGTCACGATGGTGCCCGGGATCGTCTCCAGCACCTCGCCCACGCGGAGAAGGGGCCGCGCCGTGAGTTGCGCCTGCCCCACGTACCCCTGCGACGCCGCGCTGGCGATCCCGACGAGGTTCGCCGAGCGGCCTTCAACGGTGATCGCCTCCAGGTCCGTGGCCTCTGGCGCGAGCGCGAGGTCCACGCGCAGCGTCTCGCCCGCTTCGAGCGTGAAGGCGCGGGAGGCCGCCGCGTAGCCGACCGACGTGGCGCGAAGGGTGTACGCGCCTGCGTCGAGGCGGGAGAGAGAGAACCGCCCGTCGAGGTCGGTCACGGCGCCGCGCTCAGAGGCCGCGCCTGCGCGTACGAGCGCGACCGTCGCGCCCGCCAGAGGCTGGCCGCTGGCGGCGTCGGTCAGGGTCCCGGCGATGCGGGCGGACGGGGGAGACTGTGCGGCCGTCGCCAGAGGCGCGGCCAGGAGAAAGAGCCACACAAGGCGGCGGTAGAGAGAGAGCATCGGAAGGGCAAGCAAGAGGGGAGGGCCGCGCCAGAGGCGCGCACCGGGGGAGGGCGCCGCGCACCTCGCGCGGCGGAGCGGGCCTCTGGCGGCCCGCGGAACCAGAGCGCGCCGTGGCGCGCGTTATCCCCTCTCTCGCGGCGGAGGCGTCTCCACCCGCGTCTCTGCCGAGGCGTGCCCGTCGCCTCTGGCGGCCCAGGCCGTCGCCTGCGCTGGCGGCGGCGTCAGGGTGGACGCCAGAGGCAGCCGGTGCTTGTCGAGCGTGAGCACCACCGGCGCGGGATGGGCCGGGGGCGCGTCGTGGCGGTGGATGTCGTGGCCGTGGGCATGGAAGCCGTCGGGCAGGGCGTGGCCGTGCGTGTGATCCACGTTGTCGCCAGAGGCCTCGGGCGAGTGGCCGTCTTCCAGCGGGGCCTCTGGCGCGTGAACCCGAACGGTCCGGTGCGCGCCTGGTCGTGCCGAGTGGGAGTGGCCGTGCTCGCCGTGGTGATGCCGCGCCTCGGGCGCCCGCGACCGTAGCGTCGTGAGCCCCTGGGTTCCGGCGGGGAGCTCCGGCTGGATGCCGGGGGGCGCCAGAGGCGCGCGGTGCTCCGTCGCGACGTGGCCCAAGAGCGCCCACCCTTGCCCGACCGAGGTGCCAGTCCACGCAAGGAGGTAGCCCAGCAGGAGAACTCCTGCCAGGCCAGCCTCTCGAACGGGGCGACGGCGTGCGCTCACTCTACCGCGTGCTCCGCGTTGCCTGTACGGGCGCGGCGCTGGTGGCCTGCGCCAGAAGCTGCCGCGCCTCCTTGGCGGCGCTCGGGCTTTCCACGCCGAGGTTGCCGGCCAACGCCGTGCGGAAGTGCTCGGCGGCCTTGGCCGGCTCGCCAGCGGCCTGGTAGATGCGCGCGGCGCGGAAGTGCACCATCGCGTCGCCCGTGTCCAGGCGCATGGCGCGCTCGATGTACGGGACGGCCTCCCCAGCACGGCCGTTGTGCATGAGCGCCCACGCGTAGGTCTCGTTGGCGTGGAGGTGGCCGGGGCGGCGTTCCTGCTGCGCCTTCGCCATGGTCAGCGAGCGCTCCAGGTCTCGGCCCTGGTCCAGCAGGAAGTCCGCCTCCTCCATGTCTACGACCTCGCCCATCTCGCGCGCGGCCAGCAGCGCTTTGTGGACGCGGTCGGCGGCCTCGCGGGACTTCGCCTCGTCGCCCGCGGCCGCGTAGGCCTCTACGAGCAGTTCGTCCGTG carries:
- a CDS encoding TonB-dependent receptor, with amino-acid sequence MLSLYRRLVWLFLLAAPLATAAQSPPSARIAGTLTDAASGQPLAGATVALVRAGAASERGAVTDLDGRFSLSRLDAGAYTLRATSVGYAAASRAFTLEAGETLRVDLALAPEATDLEAITVEGRSANLVGIASAASQGYVGQAQLTARPLLRVGEVLETIPGTIVTQHSGSGKANQFFLRGFNLDHGTDFAASLEGVPMNLPTHGHGQGYLDLNSLIPELIESVEFEKGPQNAAAGDFATAGRAQIRLVDRLDRGIAKGEAGADNHYEALVANSSDVGAGSVLYGVRARYYDGPWVNPENSALVSAVAKYTAGTAARGFSLTALGYRSDWDATDQIALRAVENGQVSRLGALDPSNGGETGRYTLVGEWQRGASGAARTRVRAYGAYYHLNLFSNFTYFLDNPTDGDQFEQVDRRAYGGASVTQEWFTRLFGRSSVHTIGAALRHDEIFQVGLFNTRDRQRLGTVRDDTVGETTLGAYVQNETRWTDKVRTTLGLRGDAFRFRVDSDLAANSGTETAFIASPKAGLAVGPWRGTEFYANAGLGFHSNDARGTVITVDPASGEAVDRVDPLVRTRGAEVGARTAVARGLQSTLALWTIALESELVFVGDAGGTEASDASLHYGVEVNNFYEAADWLDLSLDLAFTRSRFTEGDPGADRIENSIGRIVSGGVYAGRETGPLASVQVRHFGPRPLTGDGSIVSDATTLVNAKLGYRTRRLAVSLDVLNVLDSEDADVSYFYASRLPGEAAAGVEDVHVHPVLPRTARLTAVLRF
- a CDS encoding zf-TFIIB domain-containing protein, whose translation is MTCPLCTAALDRTTLLASGDAPELRGFACPDGHGTFLPSDLYFAWREGREPSDASGALPASEAVGDVKQAKLCPQDGRIMRRYRTDAEGFWLDRCSTCGGVWFDGDEWDATVEAGLVERLGAIFSDAWQRNVEEALTAQRWDDKLEAEIGADDLARIDAFRAWAWEHPQRHLVFARMQERPASGAEE
- a CDS encoding serine/threonine-protein kinase; its protein translation is MSADLSTTLLRQRRSLEIVSEAYDVPLAEREAFLREACGEDAALRRAVDALLAVDEQSDAFLDGGMLGVLDANPPPAEDVGGYRVIGELGRGGMGVVYAAERADGTFEKTVALKLVQAAKASPETVRRFERERRVLARLDHPGIARLLDGGLTPDGRPYFIMERVDGQPLTTYADARGLDLTARLRLFLDVCDAVASAHRLLIVHRDLKPSNILVASGESQDGRDEENGPASGARGGAGAPSPQNPAAPASGADGAPRVKLLDFGIAKALDEDDEDVLTRTGGALTPAYAAPEQVGGEPITASTDVYALGVILYELLVGRRPYSFPNAAPAEVARIVREAEPTRPSDAASERGADRAPEASGVHAGATPARLRGDLDAIVLTALRKEPERRYASAAALADDLRRYLDGRPVTARGDALSYRASRFVRRHRLAVGAGGALVLALLVGVGAVLWQARETAREATRANVTLEYVLGMFEAVDPVALEGGDLTPEALLAPGLRRAAALDGQPLVQASLLEGLGRLGVSLGLFTTADSVLQRAVALRRAEQGRAHPDIGLPLTLLTRSRTAEGRYEEARAAGEEAVRLLASGGRPGALAEAQVYLAEVLYREREDDAAKALYRAAAGAGAPPATTVQALLGLAVLLDEADSLDAALPLFRRATALAQEAFGPTDPRTADAFYAHAETVARTENAEQARTLHERALAIYERAYGRGDYRTAQSLYTLAVFHDSRDPQEAERYYRAALRAYEASTLDEDHLWREYARVGLGGLLLRTDRPAEALPLVSAGAEAFATDLGADDPRTLSARAQRAAALIATGREGEGIRLLREVDAVLAASEPAGAFRLRVLERLEAALAATGRTPEARAVATRRASLGGA